The Nitrospirota bacterium genome has a segment encoding these proteins:
- a CDS encoding AbrB/MazE/SpoVT family DNA-binding domain-containing protein yields MKRTRSKTEGACCAPGTDITGCCKVEAVVPIDERGQMVLPKEVRDKAGIKAGDKLAVISCGTGSPIGCLCVVRADAMGGILKSFLGPLLKDLV; encoded by the coding sequence ATGAAACGGACACGATCGAAAACCGAAGGCGCGTGCTGCGCGCCGGGAACCGACATCACGGGTTGTTGCAAAGTGGAGGCCGTCGTCCCCATCGATGAGCGGGGACAAATGGTCCTCCCCAAAGAGGTCCGGGACAAAGCCGGGATCAAAGCGGGCGACAAGCTCGCCGTCATCAGTTGCGGGACCGGCAGTCCCATCGGCTGCCTCTGCGTCGTGCGGGCGGACGCCATGGGCGGGATCCTGAAATCCTTCCTCGGCCCCCTGCTCAAGGATCTGGTGTAG
- a CDS encoding class I SAM-dependent methyltransferase, producing the protein MTAPAMTHGMIEAQAPPQTIRRVYNFWSLFYGTLAAPLERKPRLRGLDLAAVKPREKILEVAVGPGATFLEILKRVDQSTVVSGVDLSPRMLDTTRRAATRAGYDNVDLQLADARRLPFADGSFDVLYNSYMLDLIPLDELGGILSEFKRVLRPGGRMVLVNMSKSSGEDRTFWERLYLAAPKSWVPYLFGGCRPVLMEGPLKHTGFREVKREFIAGPLPSEIVGARKPAS; encoded by the coding sequence ATGACGGCACCGGCCATGACGCACGGGATGATCGAGGCCCAAGCGCCGCCCCAGACCATCCGCAGGGTCTACAACTTCTGGAGCCTTTTCTACGGCACGCTGGCGGCCCCTCTCGAACGAAAGCCGCGGCTGCGAGGTCTGGACCTCGCAGCCGTCAAGCCCCGGGAAAAGATCCTCGAAGTCGCCGTGGGGCCCGGCGCCACGTTCTTGGAGATCCTCAAGCGTGTCGATCAATCCACAGTTGTATCCGGCGTGGATCTCTCTCCTCGGATGCTTGACACCACTCGGCGGGCGGCCACACGCGCGGGCTACGACAACGTCGACCTGCAATTGGCCGACGCACGCCGGCTCCCCTTCGCCGACGGGTCGTTCGATGTCCTGTACAACAGCTACATGCTGGACTTGATCCCGCTGGATGAACTTGGGGGCATCCTTTCCGAGTTCAAGAGGGTGCTGCGGCCGGGCGGTCGAATGGTCCTGGTCAACATGAGCAAGTCGAGCGGAGAAGACCGGACCTTCTGGGAGCGCCTCTATCTTGCCGCCCCGAAGAGCTGGGTACCCTATCTGTTCGGTGGATGCCGTCCCGTTCTCATGGAGGGTCCGTTGAAACACACGGGATTCCGCGAGGTGAAACGTGAATTCATCGCGGGACCGCTTCCCTCGGAAATCGTAGGCGCAAGAAAACCGGCGTCTTGA